ATCTATGCGAGCGGCTTTATACCTGCACATTTTGCTGATACTGCTCAAACTCTCGAGAAAATTTCTTCTACACATCTGTTTCCTCCCATATGGCAATTTTTACGGGAGTAGGATTATACGCGTTGCATGGATTGTTAAGCTGTGGACAGCTGCTTAAAAGAAGCATTACATCGGTCACGGCTTTCATCTCTACGTATGCACCTGCATACGAAACTCCGTCCTCAAAACAAAGTTGTCCCTGTGCAGTTACCGGAACGTTCATAAAAAAATTTATATTTGCGGCCAAATCTCGTTTTGAATATTGTTTTACGTTCGATATACAATGCATGAAAGTATCGCGGCAGTTGTGCATATAATCTTTTTCATGCGCATATCTTACGGTATTGCTTTGCGAAGAACATGCGCCGCCCAGAGTGTCGTGCCTGCCGCATGTGTCGGCTGTTATTTTCAAAAGCTGTTTTCCGGATTCTGCAAGTAAAATCGAACCTGTGGTAAGATAAATATTTTTTTGTGCGGCAATGGTTTTAACGGCACTGTAATGGTCGCTTGGATCTGCGACATCATAAAAAAGTGTATCCGCCGCCTGATTTCCCTGCAGGTCAGTAATGCGGACAGTCTGTCCTTTTTTTATTAATCCGAACCACCCATCGCCAGATGTAATAACTTTATTAAATATCGACTCTTC
This genomic stretch from Candidatus Endomicrobium procryptotermitis harbors:
- a CDS encoding DUF1989 domain-containing protein; the protein is MSIFIKMESEKKEEESIFNKVITSGDGWFGLIKKGQTVRITDLQGNQAADTLFYDVADPSDHYSAVKTIAAQKNIYLTTGSILLAESGKQLLKITADTCGRHDTLGGACSSQSNTVRYAHEKDYMHNCRDTFMHCISNVKQYSKRDLAANINFFMNVPVTAQGQLCFEDGVSYAGAYVEMKAVTDVMLLLSSCPQLNNPCNAYNPTPVKIAIWEETDV